Below is a window of 'Nostoc azollae' 0708 DNA.
AGTACCTGTTATTTTATTTTATCCAGGGGCAAAACGGGTATTTCCTGTACCTCAATTGGTGCTTTCCATTGCTTGGGGTTTTGCAGTGTTGATTAGCTGGAGTGCAGTTACACAAAACATTTCCACACCTACTTGGTTACTGTGGGGTGCAACAGTTTTCTGGACATTGGGATTTGATACAATTTATGCGATGAGCGATCGCCAAGATGATCAACGCATCGGTGTTAATTCTAGCGCCCTCTTCTTTGGTAAATACGCTCCTATAGCCATTGGTATTTTCTTCGCTGGAACAATCATCCTCCTCGCTGGAGAGGGAATCTTAGTTAATCTCAATGGATTTTTCTGGATTACCTTAATCACTTCCGCTTGTAGCTGGGTTTGGCAATTTATGCGCTTAAGAAACCCAGAACTACCCAAACCTGCTTATGGTGAAATGTTCCGTCAAAATGTCTGGATTGGATTTTTGATTTTAGCAGGAATAATAGTTGGTTCTTTCTAAAGATTTATACCCCAATACGTTTCAGATAAGCCTCTTTCTCTCCCCCTGGCTGGGTAAACAGATAATTTTTCTTAACTAAACCGTATTGATTTATAGCGGCACACCCAGCCTAAAAAGCTAACCTTATCCAGCTACTGACCTTGATGTTTAATCGGCAAATTAATTACAAACTATGTTCCTTTTTCAACCGCTGGAATTACTTCTATCTTACCTTAGTGTTTCTCAACTATTTGATAACAAATACTCAACCCTAAACCAGTACCTTTACCTACAGGCTTAGTCGTGAAGAAAGGATCAAATAGTTTATTAATAATTTCAGGTGCAATTACTAAAGCATTATCTTTAATTTTGACTTTGATATATGGATAATCAACTTGTGATATCTCTATAACTATTTGTTTATTATGTTGTTTTTGACATTCTATAAAATCCATGTATGGCATTACTAAAGAATGTCCATAAATACCTGATTAAGTTGTACCGGATAACAATCAATCAAAGGTAAGTTATTATATTTTTTAATGACTTTAATTTCTTGATTCAAGCGTTAATTGAAAATTAATAAAGTATTATCAATACCCTCATGAATATCTACATCCTTCATTTCCGGTTCATCTAATCGGAAAAAATTACGCAACGACAATAGAATTTCCCGAATACGTTGAGAGCCCACCGTCATAGATGACAAAATCTTACCCAAATCTTCAGTCATAAGTTCTAAATCAATAGCTGCAATTTTTTCCTCAATGATTAAATTTTTATCAGGGTACTGTTCTTGATACAAATACAATAAAGCAATTAAATTTTTAAAAAAATTTTCAGTACATGGAACATTACCATGAATAAAATTCACAGAATTCTTAATCTCATGGGCCATTCCTGCTACCATCTCCCCAAGAGAAGATATTTTTTCAGTTTGAATTAGTTGCGCTTGAGTATTTTTTAAATCTTGCAGTGCTTGTTGCAGTTCTTGAGTTCTTTATTTGACCCTTTGTTCTAAAGTTCGTTGCGCTTGTCGCAGTTCTTGAGTTCGTTTTTCTACCCTTTATTCTAAATTTTTACGAGGAAGTTATAATTAGTCTGTATAATCTGCAACAGAGTCGACTAATTGATTTAAGGATGTTGGTAATGTCCCTACTTCATCATTGGTTTTAATATTAGCTCTGATTTTAAAATTTGATTCTTGGGTGATTTTTCTAGCAGTGTTAGTAACTGCTTGTAGAGGACGGGTAATTAAGTTAGTAGTCATAAATGCAAGCACAGCTGCTATTAAATACAAAATTAATATACTTTTTATAATATACTTTTTATTCGCAGCTTTTTAGCTTTATCAAAAGCTAACATTTGCCTCATATCTTTGCAGATCAGTATTTTTGATAATTATATTTAACTAATTTACCAGTTCCTCAAATTGGAATTGGGCTTTAGATATTCTTGTTAATTTAGCAAAATTAGCAGAATTAGCTGAGTACAATTATTTGTTTGATATTGTAAGTTATTGACTCCTATAGAACGCCAAAAAGTTATGATACTTTCACTATATAACTGTCTATTGGACTTCATGGAGAATTAATTTTATGTTATAAAAGGGGGTTGTCTTTATTTTAGCCAAAAGTTAGAGTTCCAGGGTTATCTCTGAATTAGCAAGGGCAAAGAACACCAAAAATATATAAAATCTAAAACTCTCTTTCATACCACATAAACAATTTTCTAAGATGTCTATTATTTTTATATTCTTGTATTAAGCTAATGAAATCTTGATTATTTACCGCTAAAGCATTAAAATTTTCTGTAATAAAGGTTTCTAGCTGAGATAACTGTGTATTTACCTGATTAATTTCCTTTGTAAATCTATTTTTTTCGAGATATCTTAATTAAGAAATAATTTTCTACTATATTAACTGCTCTTTGTGGATACATCCTTACCGTAGTTACAGAATTTTTTAAATCTTTTACAAGTAATTCTTGCTGATAACATGGAAATAATTGCTTTTGGGCTGTTTCTTCGTAATAGTTGGCAATCAGTAAAGTACTTATTGCTCCTGTAGGAATTATATAGAAATCATATTTGATTTTTGAAAAAGACTAAGAGATAATACTGAGAAACTATCTTATCTAATAGCTAACAATGAGTAATCAGGAGCTACAATCTAAAATTGCAGAACTACAAGAATTTATAGATGAGCTTCCAGATGCAAGGGAAGTAAGAAAAGCATTGGCAGTGAAGCTGGTTTATCAAAGCTACAAGTATGAGGAAATTCAAACAATTTTAGATGTTTCAGTTGGTTCAATAACAACATGGAAACAAGCCTATGAGAAAGATGGAATTTTAGGACTGCGCCTGAAACACAAAGGGAGAAAAAGCTACTTGAATACTCAACAAAGAGAAGGAGTACTGGCTTGGTTACAAACGAAGGAATGTTGGGAGCTTGGCGAACTTGAGTATAAATTGGCTTTTGAATATGATGTACTTTATGAATCAAAAGGTAGTTATTATGACTTGTTTGATGCGGCAGGAATTACTTGGAAGAAAACATCTTCAGCAAATCCAAAAGCTAATGAAGAAGCACTTGCCGCAAAAAAAAGAGATTTCATCATTGTTGGCGAGCTGCTGAGAAGATATAGAAGCTGGGCTATTGAGAGTTTTGCTATTAGATGAGTGTCATTTACTTTGGGGAGATAGCATTGGATATGTTTGGGGTAGAACTGACCAAAAAATAAGCATTCCAATTAGTAACGAACGAGATAAACAAACTTATTATGGAGCAGTTGACTATTTAGGTAAAAATTTATTGTTGAAAACCTATGATACAGCTAACTCAAAAAATACTATGGATTATCTCAGCTATTTACTAGAAGAGTCACCTAACCAACAATTACTTATTTTCTGGGATGGAGCTAGTTATCATCGTTCAAAAGAAATTCAAAATTTTTTAGCATCTATTAACCAAGGTTTACCTTTAGAGCAATGGAAAATTTATTG
It encodes the following:
- a CDS encoding 4-hydroxybenzoate solanesyltransferase encodes the protein MLKTPESNQEPLWLVIIRLLRWHKPEGRLILMIPALWAIFLAAAGKPPLALVGVIILGTLATSAAGCVVNDLWDRDIDPQVERTRERPLASRALSLKVGIVVGIVALACALVLAFYLNPLSFWLSVAAVPVILFYPGAKRVFPVPQLVLSIAWGFAVLISWSAVTQNISTPTWLLWGATVFWTLGFDTIYAMSDRQDDQRIGVNSSALFFGKYAPIAIGIFFAGTIILLAGEGILVNLNGFFWITLITSACSWVWQFMRLRNPELPKPAYGEMFRQNVWIGFLILAGIIVGSF
- a CDS encoding ATP-binding protein, which produces MDFIECQKQHNKQIVIEISQVDYPYIKVKIKDNALVIAPEIINKLFDPFFTTKPVGKGTGLGLSICYQIVEKH
- a CDS encoding HAMP domain-containing protein, with protein sequence MLAFMTTNLITRPLQAVTNTARKITQESNFKIRANIKTNDEVGTLPTSLNQLVDSVADYTD
- a CDS encoding IS630 family transposase (programmed frameshift); the encoded protein is MAELQEFIDELPDAREVRKALAVKLVYQSYKYEEIQTILDVSVGSITTWKQAYEKDGILGLRLKHKGRKSYLNTQQREGVLAWLQTKECWELGELEYKLAFEYDVLYESKGSYYDLFDAAGITWKKTSSANPKANEEALAAKKRDFIIVGELLRRDIEAGLLRVLLLDECHLLWGDSIGYVWGRTDQKISIPISNERDKQTYYGAVDYLGKNLLLKTYDTANSKNTMDYLSYLLEESPNQQLLIFWDGASYHRSKEIQNFLASINQGLPLEQWKIYCVRFAPNCPSQNPIEDVWLQGKTWVRRFCALIPTFSHLKWIFEWLIQNTTFDFPSLQMYGAFS